A portion of the Malania oleifera isolate guangnan ecotype guangnan chromosome 3, ASM2987363v1, whole genome shotgun sequence genome contains these proteins:
- the LOC131150229 gene encoding serine/threonine-protein phosphatase 7 long form homolog — MVALHTLPWYRFELDMHREHEFIWMPYTDEILADMPPAYADGRDLWVARVPLICFHIIEWYLPDRVMRQFGFRQVIPAPFMTSGVDIVGDDLHGMDGRG; from the exons atggttgcgcttcacacattgccctggtacaggttcgagttggacatgcaccgggagcatgag TTTAtatggatgccctacacggaTGAGATTTTAGCCGACATGCCGCCTGCCTATGCAGACgggagggacctgtgggtagcgcgagtgccactcatatgctttcatattattgagtggtatctccccgatcgagtcatgcgacagttcgggtttcgacaggtcattcccgccccatttatgacttcgggggtagatattgttggggacGATCTCCACGGCATGGATGGACGCGGTTGA